The following nucleotide sequence is from Flavobacterium sp. N1736.
ACCCATAAAAACCATATTCGTATCTTTTGCATGATCAAACAGCATTCCTGAACCTTTGTTGATTAATGTTGACCCAATTCCTCCTGCCAAACCTCCAATTCCGGTAATGGTTGCAATAGCTTTTTTAGGAAACATATCTCCTACTGTTGTAAAAATATTTGCCGACCATGATTGATGTGCAGCTCCTGCAATACCAATAATGATAACCGGAATCCAGTAACTGATATATCCTAAAGGCTGTGCGATTAATGCCAATAACGGAAAAAATGCAAAAATTAACATCGCTCTCATTCTTCCTTCGTACGGATTCATTCCTTTTTTCTCCACAAAATAAGTTGGCAGCCAGCCTCCAATAATCGAAAGCAGTGTAATCATATAAAGTACAAATAATGGCAAAGCAGCTTGTGTAGAATCCATATTATAAACAGAGCTTAAATACGCCGGAGTCCAAAATAAAAAGAACCACCAAACACCGTCTGTCATAAATTTACCAAAAGCAAAAGCCCATGTTTGTTTGTATTTAAAACAATCTACAAAAGATACTTTAGTCGAATGATCAGGAATATAACCTACTAATTTACTATCTGCAATATCATCTTGCTGAATATATTCTAATTCTTCAGGGCTAACTCTTGGGTGTCTTTCCGGTTTATCATACATAAAAACCCAGAATCCCATCCATACAAAACCTAAAGCACCAATGATTATAAATGACATTTCCCAGCCAAAAGATTTCGCTATAAACGGAATCGATATTGGTGCTGCCAACGCACCAACTGTTGCGCCTGCATTAAAAATACTGGTAGAAAATGCTCTGTCTTTTTTAGGAAAATATTCAGCCGTTGTTTTGATCGCCGCAGGAAAATTTCCGGCTTCACCAATTGCCAGGATAAAACGGGCAAAAATGAATAAACTCACACTTACGTTAATTACCATTCCCGTATCATTTACGGTATGAATAATATCTTTTGCACCTTCAAAACCTACAAACCAGTTTCCTGTAATAATTCCCGAAGTTGCAATTCCGCAAAATGCATGCAGACAAGCACCAACAGACCATATTCCGATCGCCCACAGAAAGCCTTTTTTAGTATCTAACCAATCCACAAATCTTCCGGCGAACAATAAAGAAATGGCATAAAAAATAGAAAATAGCGCCGTGATATTTCCGTAATCATTGTTTGTCCAGTGAAATTCAGGAGCTATAAAATCACTCCATGTTAAAGAAAGTACTTGTCTGTCAAGATAATTAATAGTTGTGGCAAAAAATAATAATGCACAAATACTCCAACGATACTTTCCACTGTGTTTTTTGATTTGACTCATAATAGGGTAATGGTTTAGGCTAGTAAAATATTAATAATTGAAAAATTCTAATCTCACAAATGCAGTTTAAGTTAAGTGTTCATACTTAACCATATAACGTAATTTGTGCAACAAAATTTCAAATAATGTAATCGATTGCACAAATATAGTTTTTAATCTTAATATTCCAAATAATTATATTAAAAATTATTTTGATACTCAAAATAAACATTTAACACAAAAAAGTAAACTCAAAATTACACATTAAATAATATATATGTTAAATGTATACATGCGAAATTCGTCCGTTTTAGGTGTCAAAATAGTACTAAAATCAATACTTTAAAATCAATTTATAACAACAATTCTTATGTAAAAAGAAATATGTTTTATAACAGCATTACGTCTTTAAATCAATAAAAAAATATAAATTTGAATAATACGAATCACCAGCTATTAATAAAATTCTTTTAAATTGAAAAAATCACAGAACTTCATAGTAAAAAAAACATTTTTAAACCTGATTTTCCTTTTAGGAATTACAACTTATATTCAGGCCCAAAATCAGGTTATTCCTCTTTGGAAAACCATTCCGCAAGAAATTAAAGCTCCTGACTATCAAGAAAAAGAAGTCATAAAAGATGGGAAAGTGCAAAGTACAAGTCAGGTTTCGATACCTACTTTGAGTATTTTTTTACCAAAAGAAATTAAACAAAACCAAACCGCTGTAGTTATTCTTCCCGGTGGCGGATATTCGCATTTAGCCATTGATAAAGAAGGAACTAAAGTTGCCGAATGGTTGAATACTTTAGGTATTGCGGCTTTTGTTTTAAAATACAGATTACCAAATGATTTGATCATGACAAACAAAACTGTTGGTCCTTTACAGGATGCGCAGGAAGCAATTCGTATTGTGAGATTAAATGCCGCAAAATGGAATATCGATCCGAATAAAATTGGCATAATGGGATTTTCCGCAGGCGGACATTTGGCGTCGACTTTATCGACTCATTATGATGACAGGGTATATGAAACGGCTTCAAAAATAAGTGCAAGACCTGATTTTTCCCTTTTAATTTATCCGGTTATTTCCATGCAAAATGATATAACACACAAGGGATCTCAAACTAGTTTATTGGGGGCAAATCCTTCTCAGCAAGACATTGATTCTTTTTCGAATGAAAAAAAGGTTACGGCTCAAACGCCTCCGGCATTTTTAGTTCATGCAACAGACGATGGTGCAGTTTTGGCTGAAAATAGTGTTAATTATTATTTGGCACTCAAGAAAAACGGAGTTACAGCGGAGTTACATTTATATGAAAAAGGCGGTCACGGATTTGGTCTTGGCGTGAATGACACAAGTAAGTTCTGGACAAAAGCCTGCGAGGAATGGCTTAAAAGCAATGGATATTAGAATTCAAGTTTTTTAAAACTGGGGTTATTTTTTTCTCGCAGATTTGGCAGATTAAGCAGATTTTTTTTTAAAATTTTAATCTTATTAATCCTTTAATCTGTGGCAAATATTTTTTCTCGCTGATTTGACAGATTTAGCAGATTTTTTTGTTTTTTATGGGTTTTAATCTCACTAATCCTTTAATCTGTGGTAAATATTATTATAAATAAAAAAGGTTTTTAGATTTAGTTTAATATAACTAAATCTAAAAACCATACTAAATTAGACACGATTGTATTTATTTGCAAATTTATACAACGACCACGATCAATGATTATGTCAAACTTTTGTTTTAACTAAAATTGTTTTTTCCAAAAAACTATTAGCAGAGACAAATGATACTAAAAAGGCAAAAAATTATATATCCTCATTTCTACAAAGCAAAACTACAAGCAACTTTTTAGAATTGCTTACGGGTTTCCACATTGTAACAAAATTTTTCTTTAAAGTTAGTTACTAAGGTTCTAAGTTGCTAAGGTTTTTTAGCTTAGAATCTTTTCTTGTCCTAGATTAAGTTACCAGAATCTTGTTAATGAATACATTTGTCATGTAAATTAAATGTTCTGTCCAAAAACTGAAAAAAAAACTTAGTCCCGAAGCCTCGGGATAGAGTCTCAGAGACTTAGAAACTCAGAACCTTTTCTTATCCTAGATTAAGTTGAAATTACTTTCTAAGAAATACATTTGTAAAGTAAATTAGAAGTTCTATCAAAACAGAAAATTTAAAAATAAAAAAACTCAGAGACTTAGTAACTTAGAAACTTAGAAAAAATGAAATTATTAGAATTTTTAATACTCGGAAAAAACGAAGCAATCTTACCGATTTTACTTCGACTTGTAAACGCCAACGAGAATTGGAATGGAGTTAGTTTCAGCGATGAAAAAATAGCTCAGGAATATTTTCTAAACAACAAAATCGATATTGTTCTGCTGAGTTCCGGAATTGAAGATCATATCGAAAAAGAGTTTACTTCTTTTTGTTTAAAACATCATCCGGATGTAGAAGTAATTGAACATTTTGGTGGCGGAAGCGGATTATTACAATCTGAAATACTACACCGATTACATTTAAAAGG
It contains:
- a CDS encoding MFS transporter — its product is MSQIKKHSGKYRWSICALLFFATTINYLDRQVLSLTWSDFIAPEFHWTNNDYGNITALFSIFYAISLLFAGRFVDWLDTKKGFLWAIGIWSVGACLHAFCGIATSGIITGNWFVGFEGAKDIIHTVNDTGMVINVSVSLFIFARFILAIGEAGNFPAAIKTTAEYFPKKDRAFSTSIFNAGATVGALAAPISIPFIAKSFGWEMSFIIIGALGFVWMGFWVFMYDKPERHPRVSPEELEYIQQDDIADSKLVGYIPDHSTKVSFVDCFKYKQTWAFAFGKFMTDGVWWFFLFWTPAYLSSVYNMDSTQAALPLFVLYMITLLSIIGGWLPTYFVEKKGMNPYEGRMRAMLIFAFFPLLALIAQPLGYISYWIPVIIIGIAGAAHQSWSANIFTTVGDMFPKKAIATITGIGGLAGGIGSTLINKGSGMLFDHAKDTNMVFMGFKGIEAGYFIIFSICAVCYLTGWIVMKSLVPKYSPITNL
- a CDS encoding alpha/beta hydrolase, with amino-acid sequence MKKSQNFIVKKTFLNLIFLLGITTYIQAQNQVIPLWKTIPQEIKAPDYQEKEVIKDGKVQSTSQVSIPTLSIFLPKEIKQNQTAVVILPGGGYSHLAIDKEGTKVAEWLNTLGIAAFVLKYRLPNDLIMTNKTVGPLQDAQEAIRIVRLNAAKWNIDPNKIGIMGFSAGGHLASTLSTHYDDRVYETASKISARPDFSLLIYPVISMQNDITHKGSQTSLLGANPSQQDIDSFSNEKKVTAQTPPAFLVHATDDGAVLAENSVNYYLALKKNGVTAELHLYEKGGHGFGLGVNDTSKFWTKACEEWLKSNGY